The following coding sequences lie in one Vicugna pacos chromosome 5, VicPac4, whole genome shotgun sequence genomic window:
- the PASK gene encoding PAS domain-containing serine/threonine-protein kinase isoform X3 — MEDCGSTALEGDPTKGPAMQTASEPHKSLSLAHRHLSRRNGLSKLCQSRMALSEDTWSSYCLSSLAAQNICTSKLHCPVAPEQVDLAGSLGSVSCCSLLRGLASGRSTPLLPAPVCNPNKAVFTVDAKTTEILVANDKACQLLGYSSHDLIGQKLTRFFLKPDSDVVEALSEEHVEADGRAAVVFGTVVDVVSRGGEKVPVSVWMKRVRQEHSLCCVVVLEPVERVSAWVAFQSDGTVTSCDNPFAHLLGYASGEEVVGQLITDLIPSVQLPTPSEHIPKNLEIQRSVGRARDGTTFPLSLKLKLEPSSEDADDSTAAPAGGYSASVWVFSTISGLITLLPDGTIYGINRSFALTLFGYGEAALLGKNITFLIPGFYRCMDLAYGSSLPLLDLADCPDTGTQSGPGGTTGDAQEGWSPASAAEGETWPPSPEPRADTETLKLVGSPGSPPRAQAHSDAGGRLPSSLQTTRPGLGVDSISEGSPPAPGQHLSPEDQQNIPEGSPLAQEQLLREIQWNTLAGSPPAGGQRSWAERQQPAAVCSFTQDLLGGSRLDPVDTKPFASHADSEAPVLTADRSGATETCGPCQEAQLGRRHSGSASTPSTRADAPEARPQAAGQPAGEGLLHGAGCRVECGGQQGGRGLARSAPGTVQLSSSTPSLDELWLGMREDREELQTCLVKEQLSVSGFAGPLDVSHAKLGPAEQPPPSASVSLCDLGGTALCGGRSGSSSACYARATDLPGVLEAPEADENSFSWNLKELFLSEQTERTSLSCSCTTSEPGWTPSPSLVGSDVDVGVLHGPRSDVLDDRELLLLTGTYFHLGEGWRFRESCLGLGGTGPSETCLVSSEHCEVSGRESPGCVPPVSGASSEDTCPLEEPRLTLQVTSTPVSRDGSVMLGAASLQPEIQEGTYVGSCYHQDGSELSVQFEVKRVELQGSATLFCCWLVKDLLHGRDSALRTRLLLASLPGSAHTTWELPRSRLGESQVLGARPWFEELPKAVELEGLAACEGAYSRKYSTLSPVGSGAFGFVWTAVDKEANKEVVVKFIKKEKVLEDCWVEDPKLGRVTLEIAILSRVEHANIIKVLDVFENQGFFQLVMEKHGSGLDLFAFIDRHPNLDEPLASYIFRQLLKSPVASGFQLVSAVGYLHSQSVLHRDIKDENVVIAEDFSIKLIDFGSAAYLDAGRLFYTFCGTIEYCAPEVLLGNPYKGPELEMWSMGVTLYTLIFEENPFCELEETMEAAINPPYLVSEDLMNLMSGLLQPVPEQRTTLEKLATDPWVTQPVNLAEYTWDEVCRVNKPESRVLSTVGLEMEARSPRSGSGPELHRAPCTRAGP; from the exons ATCCTGGTTGCCAACGACAAGGCCTGCCAGCTCCTGGGGTACAGCAGCCATGACCTGATCGGCCAGAAGCTCACACGGTTCTTCCTGAAGCCGGACTCTGATGTGGTGGAGGCGCTCAGCGAGGAGCACGTGGAGGCCGATGGCCGTGCCGCCGTCGTGTTTGGCACAGTG GTGGACGTCGTGAGCCGCGGTGGGGAGAAGGTGCCGGTCTCCGTGTGGATGAAGAGGGTGAGGCAGGAGCACAGCCTCTGCTGCGTGGTGGTGCTGGAGCCTGTGGAGCGGGTCTCGGCCTGGGTGGCCTTCCAGAGCGAC GGCACCGTGACGTCCTGCGACAATCCCTTTGCGCACCTGCTCGGGTACGCCTCTGGGGAGGAAGTGGTCGGGCAGCTCATTACAGACCTGATCCCTTCCGTGCAGCTCCCCACTCCCAGCGAGCACATCCCCAAG AACCTCGAAATTCAGAGGTCTGTCGGGAGAGCCAGGGATGGCACCACCTTCCCCCTGAGCCTGAAGCTGAAGTTGGAGCCCAGCAGTGAGGACGCAGATGACAGCACGGCAGCCCCCGCCGGGGGCTACTCCGCGTCCGTCTGGGTGTTCTCCACCATCAGTGGGCTCATCACGCTTCTGCCGGACGGGACCATCTACGGCATCAACCGCAGCTTTGCGCTGACGCTGTTTGGTTACGGGGAGGCCGCGCTCCTGGGCAAG AATATCACTTTCCTGATTCCTGGTTTCTACCGCTGCATGGACCTTGCCTATGGCAGTTCCTTACCACTGCTGGACCTGGCCGACTGCCCAGACACTGGCACCCAGAGTGGGCCTGGAGGGACGACTGGGGATGCCCAGGAGGGCTGGAGCCCTGCCAGTGCAGCTGAGGGTGAGACCTGGCCTCCGTCTCCCG AGCCGAGGGCGGACACTGAGACCCTGAAGCTGGTGGGGAGCCCCGGCAGTCCCCCCAGGGCTCAGGCCCACTCCGATGCTGGAGGCCGCCTCCCCTCCTCGCTCCAGACAACGAGGCCCGGGCTGGG GGTGGACAGCATCTCAGAAGGAAGTCCGCCAGCCCCTGGCCAACATTTGTCGCCTGAGGACCAGCAGAATATCCCAGAAGGAAGCCCACTAGCCCAGGAACAGTTGTTGCGTGAGATCCAGTGGAACACACTGGCAGGAAGCCCGCCAGCTGGTGGCCAGCGGTCGTGGGCAGAGCGCCAGCAACCCGCAGCAGTGTGCAGCTTCACACAGGACCTTTTGGGAGGAAGCAGGTTGGACCCAGTGGACACAAAACCATTTGCTTCACATGCAGATTCTGAAGCTCCAGTCCTGACTGCGGACAGGAGCGGCGCCACTGAAACGTGTGGCCCGTGTCAGGAGGCACAGCTGGGACGCAGGCACTCAGGCAGTGCCAGCACTCCAAGCACTCGCGCCGATGCCCCCgaggccaggccccaggccgCGGGTCAGCCGGCAGGGGAGGGCCTCCTGCATGGCGCTGGATGCAGGGTAGAGTGCGGTGGGCAGCAGGGAGGCCGGGGGTTGGCCCGCAGTGCCCCTGGGACGGTGCAACTCTCGTCCTCGACGCCTTCTCTGGATGAGCTGTGGCTGGGGATGAGGGAGGACCGGGAGGAGCTGCAGACGTGCTTAGTTAAGGAGCAGCTGTCTGTGTCGGGCTTCGCGGGACCCCTGGACGTCTCCCACGCCAAGCTCGGCCCGGCGGAGCAGCCCCCGCCCTCTGCCTCCGTGTCCTTGTGTGACCTGGGAGGCACAGCCCTGTGTGGTGGCCGCTCGGGCAGCTCCTCGGCCTGCTACGCCCGAGCCACAGACCTCCCGGGCGTCCTGGAGGCCCCGGAGGCTGACGAGAATTCCTTCTCCTGGAACCTCAAGGAGCTCTTTCTCAGCGAACAGACAGAGCGCACCTCCTTGAGCTGTTCCTGTACTACGTCTGAGCCCGGGTGGACACCCTCCCCTTCGCTGGTGGGCTCTGACGTGGATGTGGGCGTCTTGCATGGGCCGAGGTCAGATGTCCTGGACGATAGGGAGCTGCTACTGCTGACCGGCACCTATTTCCATCTCGGTGAAGGCTGGCGCTTCCGTGAGAGCTGCCTGGGCCTCGGTGGGACAGGACCTTCTGAGACCTGCTTGGTGTCCTCAGAGCACTGTGAAGTGAGTGGCAGAGAGAGCCCGGGCTGCGTCCCTCCCGTGTCGGGAGCCAGCTCCGAGGACACATGCCCATTAGAGGAGCCCAGGCTGACCCTCCAGGTCACCTCCACGCCCGTGAGCAGGGACGGCTCAGTGATGCTCGGGGCTGCCAGCCTGCAGCCTGAGATCCAGGAGGGCACCTACGTGGGGAGCTGCTACCACCAGGACGGCTCAGAGCTGA GTGTGCAGTTTGAAGTGAAGCGGGTGGAGCTCCAGGGCTCAGCGACCCTGTTCTGCTGCTGGCTGGTGAAAGACCTCTTGCATGGCCGGGACTCGGCCCTACGGACCCGCCTGCTCCTGGCCAGCCTGCCCGGCTCTGCCCACACCACGTGGGAGCTGCCTAGATCCCGCCTGGGGGAA TCGCAGGTGCTTGGAGCCAGACCTTGGTTTGAGGAGCTCCCCAAGGCTGTGGAGCTGGAGGGGCTGGCGGCCTGCGAGGGCGCCTACTCCCGCAAGTACAGCACGCTCAGCCCGGTCGGCAGCGGGGCCTTCGGCTTTGTGTGGACGGCAGTGGACAAGGAGGCGAATAAGGAG GTTGTGGTGAAGTTTATTAAGAAGGAGAAGGTTTTGGAGGACTGTTGGGTCGAGGACCCCAAACTTGGGAGGGTTACTTTGGAGATCGCCATTCTGTCCAGGGTGGAGCACGCCAACATCATCAAG GTGTTGGATGTGTTTGAGAACCAAGGGTTTTTTCAGCTGGTGATGGAGAAGCACGGCTCCGGCCTGGACCTCTTTGCCTTCATCGACCGCCATCCCAACCTGGACGAGCCCCTGGCAAGCTACATCTTCCGACAG CTTTTAAAAAGCCCCGTGGCCTCCGGGTTTCAGCTCGTGTCGGCGGTGGGCTACCTGCACTCGCAGAGCGTCCTCCACCGGGATATCAAGGACGAGAACGTCGTCATCGCCGAGGACTTCTCCATCAAGCTCATAGACTTCGGCTCGGCCGCCTACCTGGATGCGGGCAGGCTCTTCTACACCTTCTGCGGGACCATCGAGTACTGCGCACCCGAGGTTCTCCTGGGAAACCC TTACAAGGGGCCGGAGCTGGAGATGTGGTCCATGGGCGTCACGCTATACACGCTGATCTTTGAGGAGAACCCCTTCTGCGAGCTGGAGGAGACCATGGAGGCTGCCATCAACCCCCCGTACCTGGTGTCAGAAG ATCTCATGAACCTCATGTCGGGGCTGCTGCAGCCTGTCCCCGAGCAGCGCACCACCTTGGAGAAGCTGGCCACAGACCCCTGGGTGACGCAGCCCGTGAACCTTGCTGAGTACACCTGGGATGAGGTGTGTCGAGTGAACAAGCCAG AGAGCAGAGTTCTGTCCACTGTTGGTCTGGAGATGGAGGCCAGGAGCCCACGCAGCGGCTCGGGCCCAGAGCTGCACAGAGCCCCGTGCACCAGGGCAGGCCCCTGA